A single region of the Biomphalaria glabrata chromosome 15, xgBioGlab47.1, whole genome shotgun sequence genome encodes:
- the LOC106070049 gene encoding uncharacterized protein LOC106070049 isoform X1, which produces MPSYCCIIGCSNTSSKNKEIGFFGIPKVITRQGSSCEEITMKRRIAWLKAINRIDFTLNFVKGKKWIKVCGNHFKKGKPAYVQNVNDPDWIPNLKLGYDPEHKSIRYELPNQRKAKNALRSSRQAQYSEMNEQEIVAAQLKQEFPLYHESVQEKDHQELKQDFLLHPEGIIKVERLEADEPQLCEELAPTLPLGDDRNFTQHLVTEIKREVLLSSLLSEPSATDIIFQNLNQEQFTLQHHTNDNER; this is translated from the exons ATGCCAAGCTACTGTTGCATAATAGGGTGCTCAAATACTTCatcaaaaaacaaagaaattggaTTTTTTGGCATTCCAAAAGTGATTACAAGGCAGGGTTCTAGCTGTGAAGAAATTACTATGAAAAGACGTATAGCTTGGCTCAAAGCAATCAATAGAATAGACTTTACATTGAATTTTGTCAAAGGCAAAAAATGGATCAAAGTTTGtggaaatcattttaaaaaag GTAAGCCTGCTTATGTACAAAATGTGAATGATCCAGACTGGATTCCAAACCTTAAACTGGGATATGATCCTGAACATAAGTCTATAAGATACGAGCTACCAAATCAGAGAAAGGCCAAAAATGCTTTGAGAAGTAGTAGACAAGCTCAGTATTCAG AAATGAATGAACAAGAGATAGTTGCAGCTCAGTTAAAACAAGAGTTTCCTCTTTATCATGAAAGTGTGCAAGAAAAAGATCATCAAGAGTTAAAGCAAGACTTTCTGCTTCATCCAGAAGGTATCATAAAAGTAGAAAGACTGGAAGCGGATGAACCACAACTATGTGAAGAACTTGCCCCCACTTTGCCATTGGGCGATGACCGAAACTTTACTCAGCATTTGGTgacagaaataaagagagaagtCTTGCTTTCTTCTCTGTTGTCTGAACCCAGTGCTACTGACATAATCTTTCAAAACCTCAATCAG GAACAGTTCACATTGCAACATCATACCAATGACAATgagagataa
- the LOC106070049 gene encoding uncharacterized protein LOC106070049 isoform X2, producing MPSYCCIIGCSNTSSKNKEIGFFGIPKVITRQGSSCEEITMKRRIAWLKAINRIDFTLNFVKGKKWIKVCGNHFKKGKPAYVQNVNDPDWIPNLKLGYDPEHKSIRYELPNQRKAKNALRSSRQAQYSEGIIKVERLEADEPQLCEELAPTLPLGDDRNFTQHLVTEIKREVLLSSLLSEPSATDIIFQNLNQEQFTLQHHTNDNER from the exons ATGCCAAGCTACTGTTGCATAATAGGGTGCTCAAATACTTCatcaaaaaacaaagaaattggaTTTTTTGGCATTCCAAAAGTGATTACAAGGCAGGGTTCTAGCTGTGAAGAAATTACTATGAAAAGACGTATAGCTTGGCTCAAAGCAATCAATAGAATAGACTTTACATTGAATTTTGTCAAAGGCAAAAAATGGATCAAAGTTTGtggaaatcattttaaaaaag GTAAGCCTGCTTATGTACAAAATGTGAATGATCCAGACTGGATTCCAAACCTTAAACTGGGATATGATCCTGAACATAAGTCTATAAGATACGAGCTACCAAATCAGAGAAAGGCCAAAAATGCTTTGAGAAGTAGTAGACAAGCTCAGTATTCAG AAGGTATCATAAAAGTAGAAAGACTGGAAGCGGATGAACCACAACTATGTGAAGAACTTGCCCCCACTTTGCCATTGGGCGATGACCGAAACTTTACTCAGCATTTGGTgacagaaataaagagagaagtCTTGCTTTCTTCTCTGTTGTCTGAACCCAGTGCTACTGACATAATCTTTCAAAACCTCAATCAG GAACAGTTCACATTGCAACATCATACCAATGACAATgagagataa
- the LOC106070050 gene encoding zinc finger protein 665-like codes for MMDEFDDISTIISTIIQNEINERVQSEDETRSNPMIKDLEQDVGLGNLVQYETNIGDKPDKSENETHTVAGSKLQQGLSGGLSSTIQYEKSESNVSLQSEVETHKLPVLDRLNQQQTIVPDCLIRCEKDKPEESEGEIQNLSVMNKLDQLETIDSNCITECKSNVVDKSEESEDENHDLPVIEESHDLTIDLINIMKYDIEETEEQEYLESQSHSLSLKESKHDFTFLLRNTIKKEVASSSNHTELNNDPRTADGIIKNKAQGELKNQSLTMESDAGKDLMFSSQISTNSLISFANGKPFKCQVCCSKITYPLAFEKKVIYCTKERSSLKCHLCEKPFKCPICKKSISCTSNNHVKTKIIPSTSKERTFHCHLCEGEMSDCLTHPFCDVHGRLVKCHICENGYSTFTKLKPHYVHTDEQTLQCHICDKIFSQNVHLKQHLFVHTGKKPFKCLICQKEFLSSCELEAHQLVHTDAKPWQCPKDFACLSSLKVRQLARKSEKRFKCHICQKGFIRRFDLKLHQFSHGGEKPFKCQVCEKRFSHSGALKLHRITHTGEKPFKCQVCQRGFSHPSDLKRHNSVHSDKKPFKCLVCPKDFSRIPYLRQHLLRHSRDENALCQICQKGLSECQHMKQYEKVRTYVKPFQCQMCNKSFTQASALKKHELLHSTDKPLSQESLTESSALEKPGFVHSEDKPFKCKICQKSFNYSSALRKHSFVHSGEKPLKCDICQKGFLHPSLLKMHRVVHTGEKNFKCQICQKAFSTPRNVKMHMATHENKKPFKCQICQNGYTLLSSLKKHMFIHGEEKTFKCQICPKAFYRLSSLRNHKLTHSKSEKPFKCPVCQKGFFHSIDLKRHQFVHTDDKPFKCQICQKGFARSTNLKIHMLTHTGEKPLQCQVCQKNFAHSSALKRHQSVHTGEKPFKCQVCQKGFLSLSKLKRHNLVHSNEQKT; via the exons ATGATGGATGAATTTGATGATATAAGTACTATAATAAGtactataatacaaaatgaaattaatgaaCGAGTGCAGTCTGAAGATGAAACTCGTAGCAATCCAATGATAAAGGATTTAGAACAAGACGTTGGCTTAGGAAATTTAGTacaatatgaaacaaatataggGGACAAACCAGACAAATCTGAAAATGAAACTCATACTGTGGCCGGGAGCAAACTACAGCAAGGCTTAAGTGGCGGCCTAAGTAGTACAATACAATATGAAAAGAGTGAAAGTAATGTATCATTGCAATCTGAAGTTGAAACTCATAAGTTACCAGTGTTGGACAGATTAAACCAACAACAAACTATTGTTCCTGATTGTTTAATACGATGTGAAAAGGATAAACCGGAAGAGTCTGAAGGTGAAATTCAGAATTTGTCAGTGATGAATAAATTGGACCAACTAGAAACTATTGATTCAAATTGTATAACAGAATGCAAAAGTAATGTTGTGGATAAATCTGAGGAATCTGAAGATGAAAATCATGATTTGCCAGTGATAGAAGAATCGCATGACTTAACTATTGATCTAATTAATATTATGAAATATGACATAGAAGAAACGGAGGAACAAGAATATTTGGAAAGTCAAAGTCATTCCTTATCCTTGAAGGAATCGAAACATGACTTTACTTTTCTGTTAAGAAATACGATTAAAAAAGAAGTAGCATCTTCTTCTAACCATACTGAACTCAACAACGATCCTCGTACTGCTGATGggattattaaaaacaaagctcag ggagaattaaaaaatcaaagcctTACCATGGAAAGTGATGCAGGAAAAGATTTAATGTTTTCTAGTCAAATCTCTACCAATAGTTTAATTTCTTTTGCTAACggaaagccatttaaatgtcaagttTGTTGTAGTAAGATTACTTACCCTttagcttttgaaaaaaaagttatttattgtaCTAAAGAAAGATCATCTTTGAAATGTCACTTATGTGagaaaccatttaaatgtccaatatgCAAAAAATCCATTTCTTGCACTTCAAATAATCATGTAAAAACCAAGATCATTCCATCAACTTCTAAAGAACGAACTTTTCACTGTCACTTATGTGAGGGAGAAATGTCCGATTGTTTGACACATCCTTTTTGTGATGTTCACGGAAGACTGGTGAAATGTCACATTTGTGAGAATGGGTACTCCACGTTCACAAAATTAAAACCGCACTATGTTCATACTGATGAACAAACTCTTCAGTGTCACATATGTGACAAAATTTTTTCTCAGAATGTTCATTTGAAGCAGCACCTTTTTGTTCACACTGGTAAAAAACCGTTCAAATGTCTGATATGCCAGAAAGAGTTTCTTAGCTCCTGTGAACTAGAGGCTCACCAGCTGGTTCACACCGACGCGAAACCTTGGCAGTGTCCGAAAGATTTTGCTTGCCTTTCTTCTTTGAAGGTGCGCCAGTTAGCTCGTAAAAGTGAAAAACGATTTAAATGCCACATATGTCAGAAAGGTTTCATTCGCCGCTTCGACCTGAAACTACACCAGTTTAGTCACGGCGGTGAAAAACCCTTTAAGTGTCAGGTATGTGAAAAAAGGTTTTCCCATTCTGGAGCTTTAAAGCTGCACCGGATTACACACACGGGTGAAAAACCTTTCAAATGCCAAGTATGTCAAAGAGGTTTTAGTCACCCTTCGGACTTAAAGAGGCACAATTCTGTTCATAGTGATAAAAAACCTTTCAAATGCCTAGTCTGTCCTAAAGATTTTTCTCGGATTCCGTATTTAAGACAGCACCTGCTACGTCATTCCCGTGACGAAAATGCTCtttgtcaaatatgtcagaagGGCCTTTCCGAATGCCAGCATATGAAGCAATATGAGAAGGTTCGTACTTATGTCAAACCATTTCAATGTCAGATGTGTAATAAAAGTTTTACTCAAGCTTCGGCGTTGAAGAAACATGAACTTCTTCATTCGACTGACAAACCACTGTCTCAGGAAAGTCTCACAGAGTCTTCAGCTTTGGAGAAACCTGGCTTTGTTCATAGTGAAGAcaagccatttaaatgtaaaatatgcCAGAAAAGTTTTAATTACTCTTCAGCCTTGAGAAAACATAGCTTTGTTCACAGTGGCGAGAAACCATTGAAATGTGACATTTGTCAGAAGGGCTTTCTTCATCCTTCACTTCTGAAGATGCACCGGGTGGTTCATACAGgtgaaaaaaattttaagtgtcaaatatgtcagaaagcgTTCTCCACCCCTAGAAATGTGAAAATGCACATGGCAactcatgaaaataaaaaaccatttaaatgtcaaatttgcCAGAACGGGTACACTTTATTGTCTTCCTTAAAGAAACACATGTTTATTCATGGGGAggaaaaaacttttaaatgtcaaatttgtccaaaagcattttaccgtttaaGCAGTTTAAGAAACCACAAATTGACTCATTCAAAgagtgaaaaaccatttaaatgtccagTATGTCAAAAAGGTTTTTTTCATTCTATAGATTTAAAGAGGCACCAATTCGTACATACAGATGACAAACCTTTCAAATgccaaatatgtcagaaaggttTTGCTCGCTcgacaaatttgaaaatccacaTGTTAACACacactggtgaaaaaccattgcAGTGCCAGGTATGCCAGAAAAATTTTGCTCATTCTTCTGCTTTGAAGAGACACCAGAgtgttcatactggtgaaaaacctttCAAATGTCAAGTGTGCCAGAAAGGGTTTCTTAGCCTTTCTAAATTAAAGAGGCACAATCTTGTCCATAGCAATGaacaaaaaacttaa